The genomic segment GCCTGCACCCCACTCCCCAGGCAACCCCACTGGGCAACTGTCCTGCCTCTCACTCCCACTCCCAGGCGCCCCCACCCAACCTGGAGCAGGGCCTGCCGCCCTgctcacccccactcccccaggcGCCCCCACCTGGAGCAGGTGCCTGCCCGCCCTGATCACCCCCACTCCCCCTGAGTGCCCCCAGCTGGAGCAGGGCCTGTGCGGCGGGCAGGTAGAGCCACAGGACGGCCCGGTGGGCACCATCCTCGAGTCCCTGGTGCTGCCCTCTGGACGGCTGGAAGCAGAGCTCGCAGGCCCCGTCTTCTACCTGCTGCAAGCACTAGCAGGTAAGGGGCTCggagaggggcagggaaggggcagggacGTGAGCTCCTCTGGCTGGCCCCTGGAAGCCCTCTCACCCAAGGTCTCTCCGCAGTGCTGAGTGAAGCCCAGCACGTGCTGCTGGCTAAGGTGCTGGAGACGGGGGCCCTGTTGGGGACCTTTCGGCTGGTGAGAAGGCCAGGGTGTAGGGTAGGGGTGGGCTGGTGTGGGGCCCAGTGCCCGGCGATGGGGTGGTGTGGGCGGGTGCCCGATCCTCTGACCGCTCCCACCCTGTCTGCCAGGTGGAGAGCCTTGTGGAGCAGAGCAGCCCGTGGCAGGAGCGCCAGGCTGTGTCCCTGCCGCCCGAGTGCCTGGGCGACAGCTGGGGCTCAGAGGCGCCCGCCTGGGCCCTGCTGGAGGCGTGCGGCCTGGAGCCCCAGGTGGGCGCCCCCCAAGTGTGCTGGGAGCCGGGGGCCTGCGGCTGTGTGTGCGCACTTTACGCCTGCCTGGCACTGCTGCTCAGGCTGAGCCGGCTCTGCTAGCCTGCGGCCCACCCGCCGCAGGCACAGCCTGCCCACCAGCTGCCAGGAGCCACACCCAGCCATGTGGGCGGCTCTTCACAAGACCTGGGGGATGGGGACAGCCAATAAATGGGACGAATGACACACACAGGGAATGACGCACTGAGCTTTCGAGGAGCCCTCTCTCAGGGGTCGGGGGCCCAGTGGGGGATGCCTGCACAGGATGGGGAGGGACCTGGGGGCCAGGAGCAGGCACCAGGGGCCTTCTGGGTGCTGGACCTGGCCACTCCGGAGCGACCAGCCACGTGGCCAGGCtcctccccgcccctgcccccccaTAGCAGGCTGGCCTGGAAAGAACAGGGCAGGGCAATGCCAACCCCCAGGACTGTTCTCTGTCCACCTCAGGAAGCCTGAGAGCATCCTAATGTTCTGATGCAGGCAGTGGGCCGCCCTCCCTCTGCAGGGCTGCAGGGGGGCAAGGACACGGCGCTAACAGACAGACAGGCCTGCACTCCTGGGGCTGCATGGGGGCCTGGGGGAAATGACCCGAACCAGAGAAACTGGCCTTTGGGGTGTGTCTCATCCAAATTCATTCACTCAAAGGTAAGAGTctgtggagaggagaggagacctCCCGGCCTGAGCCGTGGTCCCTGGGCCTCGCTGGGCACAGAGAGGTGGTGACTGATTCAGCCAGGCAGTTACTCTCACCCTGGAGTTGTCACAGCCAGGGGAAACTTGTGGGAGCCGGTCTGCGGTCCTCCTCTTGGTGGAATGCGAGGGAAGCCATGTTCCCTTCCTGTCCGACTCGCCGCTGCCCTGCAGCCCCAGGACTGGCTAAACAGAAGGGACAAGaatcgctggtggtccagtggttaaggactcagcacttccactgctggggcctgggatcgattcctggttggggaacgaagatcccacaagcaatgtggccaaaaaaaataaaaataaagagaagaggtGGTCGGCCCAGCTGTGGTTGGGACATTAACCTCTGAGAAAACTCAGGATTGAGGTTGAcagtaaaattaatattaaaacagAGTGCTCCCTAAACATCCCAGATCCCAGTACCGAAACGCTTAGCAATTGTCCCCTCACCCAGGGCAAGGGAGAAGTTGGATACCTCCCAGGCCTGTTTGTGTTCCCCGGAGCCCAAGCTCCTCCTTTGGGAACCTTGCTAGGGCACTGAAAGGCATGACCAAGGTGAACAGGACTGGAGCAGCGCAGGTCTGAGAAAGCGGCAAGTAAGCAGGCCCACCAGCCCTGCTTCTGGGGCCCCGAGATGCTCCCCGCAAGGTCAGGCGGTGAACCGGGCCTGCTGAGCCCCACCCACGTGCCCTTTGGAGGGTCTCACTGTTGGCCCTCAGGCTCCAGGGTCGCCAGTGCCCGGAGGTCTCCAGTGACAGCTCACTTGAGAGCATCTAAGCATCCTCTGTGTAAAGCAGCGCGCCCCGACCCTAGACCTTGGGGGGAGGTGAGCGCTCTGTGGGTAGCTCTGCTGGGCCTCACTGACCAACAGTGCTCACCCAGGAGTGGGGCTCACCAGGGAGCAGGCCTATGGTGTCGCCGCCCTGACTGGAGCCTCTCTGGGGACCGCACCGGAGAAATCCCTGAGAAGCGTCCCACTCCCAGGACAAAGCGGCAAGCAGGGTGTCTGGTGGGGCCCCGGCTACAGGGCAAGGGATGCCCTCACGGGGGGGCAGGTGcacacaggactgagcatgcGGGGGCATGTGCACTCCAGATGGCCAGTGGAGTGGAGGGGAGTGGGTGCCCAGGCCAGAGAGGCCCAGGCCCTGCAGGGAGGCATGGGAAGAGGCAGGGCGCTGCCTGCTGAGCCCCCCATGAGGCTGGGCCGCGCTTTCCAGCGGGCCTCGCTGGGGGCTTTGCCCAGCCACGCCCTGTGGTTGGACAGGCTCGTGCCTGGTGGAGGCAGTGGGCCTCAGACGCTCCCCCAGCTTCTGGCTCCAGGCTGCAAGCCCCTGAGGGGCCCAACCATCAGGTGGCTGGGGGGGGGTCCTCCTGCCACCTTTTGGGCAGCAGCGGAGGGGCCGCAGGGCTGGGACCTGGCGCCTCCCTGAGGGGGTCAGGCTGGAGACCCCCGAAGACATTCTCACCAGCCTCCCTTCCTTCTGCCTCCCAGGTTCTGACAGCCTCCTGACCTCCCCAGCACGTCCCCGGATGTTTCCCATAGTTTAATCCAGTTTTGGCATTCCCCTTGGAGAATCATGGACTAATACACCAAACTATGCCCCTGGCTTCTCACAGACGAGTGCCCTTGGCCAGGGCCTCCCCTGCCCTCAGAGTGACCAACGAGGAGACCCTGGCCCCTCCCTGCTGAGCTCTGACTCTGCTCAGGGTCTGTGTGGGCAGCACAGCTTCTCAGTCAGGGCAAAGCCTGCCTGACTCTGCCCAGGGCTGACACAAGCCCCAGCCACATGCTCAGCAGTTCAgctcagatcagtcgctcagtcgtgtctgactctttgcgaccccatggactgcagcacaccaggcctccctgtccatcaccaactcccggagcttgctcaaactcatgtccatcgagttggtgatgccatccaaccatttcatcctctgtcgtccccttctcctcccgcctttaatctttcccagcatcagggtctttttgcatcaggtggccaaagtattggagtttcagcttcagcatcagtccttccaatgaatattcaggactgatttcctttaggatggactggttgaaccTCCTTgaaacccaagggactctcaagagtcttctccagccaccacagttcaaaagcatcaattcttcagcactcagttttctttatagtccaactctcacatccagacatgactactggaaaaaccatagccttgactagatgggcctttgttggcagcCACCTGCTGCTTTCCCTGTAATTTTAGCCCAAGCCTGATCTTGGACCAGGCGCAGCTCATCAGAGCCCAGCCTTGGCCCAGACAGACACTGAACCCCTAGGAtctatgtttttcattttggctgcaccatgcggcatgtgggatcttagttccctaaccagggatcgaacctgtgctccctgcattgggagtacagaggtttaactgctggaccaccagggatgtcccgctgtatctttattttaaatgctttccatTGGGATGGGCAGGACCCCAGCCTCCAAGAGGCTGTGTGAGTGGAGGCCTCCTTCTCTGAGGAGGCAGCTTTGGGGGCCCTGAAAGGGCAAGAGGACACCTCAAGGTGGGCATTCCAGGTGGCAGAAGCCACTTGTCCCGGGTCTGGAGAGCCTGGGTCACTGCTTCAGAGCAGTCCTGAGGGACTTCTTCCATCACCCGGCCCTGAGCAGGTGCTGGGATGCGGGTGTGACAGTTCAGCCTGGTGAGGGGCAGATGCTGGCACTCCACACCTGAGCCCGCAGGTATCATCTCAGACCTGTGGTGTCCAGTGGGAGGTCAGGGGCAGCCTCCAGAGAAGACCCGGGGGTGTTGAGATGGTGAGCtagaggggaggggcaggaacaGGGCCAGGCTACTGGGCAGTGGGTGTGGACAGGTGGACAGACGGATGCTTCTTGAGCAGGGAGGGTGTGGCCGGAAACCTCAAAACCTCCCAGCCAGCATGTGGCCAGCAAGGAGTGGAGCACATCAAGGGGGCTGACGAGCAGCCGGGAGGGCCAGGCAGAGGCAGCCTTTTATGGGGCTGGCTTCCGGGGCGGCACCCACTTCTGTGTCCCCACCTGGCCTGGGCCCAGAAGGCCAGGCGCCATCCAGGCAGGGCACACACTGGGGGGTTGGGAGAGGAACAGGCCTGTTGGGGGACAGACGGACGGAGGGATGGATGAGGCGAGAAGCTGAGGGTAAAGGTGCTGCGTCAGAAACTCGTGGTCCATCTAGTCACACACATCTGTCGGGGTTGGCGGTCATTGTGTGCAGCAGACTATGCAGAGCCCCGACGGGGTCGGGGACGGGCTCTGGTGCCCAGCACCATGCCCAAGGTGCCCCTCAAGGCGGACCTCTTCTGCAGATCTGCCCCCCGGCCAAGACAGGCCACAGAGCAGGGAGCCTGAGTCAGCACCCTGGCCCCCATCGGAGGGCCAGCCGGTCAGCTCAGCCTGGACCTGAGCAGCCCCAGCGGCCGGGGAGGCTGCAGTGCTGAAACGGGCTGTCGGCGTAGATGGGCGGGGGCCGGGCCGGCAGGCAGCTGGGCCGGCCGGGGCGGAGGAGGCGCCAGCCGCAGGGCTGGGGCTGCACGCGGGCCAGCAGCGCCACCTGCTGGCCAGACACGCGTGCTGCCTCCGCCACAGCAGTCTCAGGGTCGCTCTGCAGCCTCCCCAAGTCTGCGGGGACAGGGCAGTTCAtgtggcggggggaggggctCTCCAGCGGTCCCCCACACATCCCAGTCCCCTACCCATCCACTTTGCCCTGGCAGCCACCACCTCTCTGGAACCCTGTGGAACCCCACGAGGGCGAGTCGGGCTCTCACCCTGGAACAGAGAGTCCAGCAGGTCCTGGTTGACGTGGCTGGGGCTGGagtgatggaccaggaagcctggacCAAAGCGAAGCCCTGAGTGCTGGCCCCGTGCCCACAGCAGCAAGGGGCTGGCCCAGCGCCCAGAACCCTGGGTGCAGGGAGCAGCGTGATGCCAGGCCTGCCTCACCTGTGAGTAGGGTGGCCGCCAAGCGCAGGGGGCTCTGAGGGCTCCGCAGGTAGCCCTGGGTCTGACTCAGGAAGCTGGGCACGTGACTCGGGTACCACTGGACCTGGGGACAGAAGGGCTCCTGGGACGGGAGGGCCAGCTCTGCGTGGAGCGGAGGCCTCAGAGGTGAGGCCAGGGCCCAAGGGCCTCTGAGGCCTTGACGAGCCACCACCTTGACCGGAAAGGTGAGGAGTCTCAGTCTGGGGGGGAGTGGCCGTGGTGTATACTGGACCAAGTGGGCAGCTGACCGCACCCCGTCATTCTCACCGACCCCCCAACTGACCAGGCGGTGGCAGATGCGGCTTAGGGCCTCAGGGCTGTGGTAGTGGGCCTCCGTGCCCACCTCCTCCAGCAggccccagggcagggcctggtCACAGCAGGCCAGCGTCCATTCTGCACTCTGGAACGGGTACGGAGCGAGGTTAGAGGTCTGAAAGCAAAGTGGCAAGAAAGGAcctgggaggcaggaggtggCCAGGGTGAGGGGCAGAGGAGTCCTGCTTGTCCAAGCCTCCTGCGGTCTTCGGGTAAGTCCCTGACCTGCGCTATCTGGAGAGGCGGCTGTGGTGGGGAAGGGTGGAGTGGTCAGGACAGTGTTGGGGGCTGACCTCAGCGGTGTCCGGGCTGGGGTCGTGCAGACGCAACAGCAGCGGAACGAGACTCTGCAGCACCAGCTTCCGCAGGGGGCGGCGGAGCCCCACCCGGAGTCCGCCCCGGCCGCGCCGCACCAGCGTCCCGAGCAGCCCGACTGCGGAGGCGCGGACCGAGTCCCGGGCCTGCACAGGAAGGCGCGATCAGGAGCCCGCAGGAAGGGGGCGTCCGGAGGGCTGCAGTCTGCGGGAGTTCCCTGGGGGCCCCAGAGGGGCCTGGGTCGGGAACTCGGGGGCCGGGCCGTGGGAAAGACAGGCGGAAGGGGCGGAAGGAGCTCACGTCGTCCAGGAGTGGCGGGAGGCGGGGCCGCAACTCCACGCTCAGGAGCCGCACCGGCGCCCGCGGCCGCAGCAGGACCCTCTGCAGCGCCCCCAGCGCGGCGTCCACGAGCCGCGGGTCACCCTCGCTCAGCGCGCCCAGAAGCGCGGGCAGCAGCGTGGTCGCGTGGCGCACCTGCGGGGACAGGGACTCGTGGGAGCCCCttgccccgccctgccccgccccgccccgcccccgccccgccctcacCTTCCCGCAGTTCAGCGCCAGGTGGCCGAGGCCCAGCAGGCCCAGCCAGCGCACGGTGGGCTCAGGGTCGCCCTGCCAGGCGCGGAGCCGTTCCAGGATCACCTCCTCCCGCAGGAGCCGCGCGGTGGGCCGGCTCTGCAACAGCTGGCCGGGGGACACAGGGTCAGCACGCTGACTTTCCGCACAGGCCAGGGCCGCTCAGGGGCCAAGCTCACtgtcacccctccccacccctcctggaAGCGGGCTCACCCCAGTGAAGAAGGCCATGGCCGTCAGGCGCTGTGCGTCGTCCGTGCTGCGCAGCCGCGGCAGCAGGTCCGCAAACAGGCCTCGCAGGTGGTGGTCAGCGTGGGCCACCAGGGCACTGGGACGGGGCCAAACGGAAGCTCTCCCTCAAGAAGCTGCCCCTGACCACCCCCATGTCCCTGCTTCTCCCACACCCCCGCCCCGCACCTGGCCAGCAGCAGGACACCCTCCAGGTGGGTGCGGGctcccaccagtctcctccagcctccagcctgcTCCATGCACGTTACCACCATGCGGCCTCCATCCCCAGTGAGCAGGGCCTTCAAGGCCTCCACAGTGCAGCTGGAGGCGGGGGCAGCAGCAAGTGGGCAGTGAGGGCCAGCAGGGCACGAGGCCAGTCCTCACACCCTGGAGTGTACCCCCTCACCTGGCGTGACTGTGCGGTGGCCCTCGATGAGATGGGGCCCAAACCTTGGGTGTGTCGGGGGGGTGTGCATCCCAGGCCAGCTTGTGGAGCTGAGTGACCAGCACCAGGAGAAGGTGCGGGTAGAAGCCTCGGGTGGCACCCACACAGCCGGACACAGCCAGCATCTCCCCAAGGGCACGAGTGGCCTGTGGAACCAGGGGCTCTTTCAGGCTCAGACACGGCAGACAGGGAGAGGACAATGCCTCCACGCTCGAGGGACGTTATGGTCGGGTGTGACTAGGGTGAGCGCCTGCTGTCCCCGAGCCCCTGTAGCCAGACTCTCCTGGCCTCttgggccagggctggggtgtTCTCTGGCAAGCTGGACAGAGTCACCTACCGCCAGCGCCTCCAGCTGGGTTCCGGCTGAGCCCTTTAGCGCCCACAGCAACTGCACCAGCACCTGTCCATTCACACGCTGGTTCCGGCTCAGGCTGCGCCAGAGCTCGGTGGCCGCCCTGGGGGCACGGAGCATGTGAGACAGGGTCTGGGGCTGGGGTGAGGTGAGCCCCCAAGTCGGGGAGGCAGCCACTAGGACTCCAGCAGGAGGAGGGAAGGttaactgccccccaccccaccctggcaaTCCCTGAGAAACAAGATGAGTGGCATCTGTTCAGACCACATGGGACCCCGACAGGCCAGCAACAAACCTGGCATCATGAACAGTCACCGTGGGGAATAACATGGAAGATAACGTCCCTTGGGGGCAGACTAACCAGAGCCAGGGGCGTTGGGGGTGCAGAAGCCACCTGGCTTGCTCAGGCCGGCACCCCCAGGCCGGGAGAGAGAAGGCCAGGCGCAACCAGGAACTGGCAGGGGACATGAGGTGGGAGGGGCtgcgggagggaggaggggaggggaggctccCTCCTCCACCTGCCTGCCCTGGGCCAGACTCCACGACCTAGCCGGAAGGGGGAAGGAAGCCGCGTGGGGCCCCAACGGACGCTCGCCTGGTGGGGCAGGAAAGGTTACCGGTTTGGGGCCGGTGAGCAGCGCAGCAGCGCGGACACCACGTCCCGGGAGTGCTCCAAGGCCAGTGCGCTCAGCACCCGCAGGGCCGCCCGCCGGGGCCGCCCCTCCGCCAGGTGGGGCACCTGCGCCAGCAGCCCCCGCACAAGCCCAAGCACCTGGGGGACGGCGGGCGGCAGTCAGGTCTCTGTGAGCCCTGCCCCCACCAAGCGGGCACAGCTCACGCcgacaccccccctccccccgagcCGCCCCAGCAGGAAGGTGCCcgcggggaggggccgggggctCACCTGGTCCTCCAGCCTGTGCCCCCGAGCCTCCAGGGCTGAGGACAGGGTGAGCGCTGTCGCCTGGGTTCCCACAAAGCCAGCCTCTTCCAGGCAGGTGGCGGTGTACACGGCCAGGTCTGCGAGGGCCCCCTCCTCCCAGGAGCTCCAGGGTgtctggggatggggtgggggggctgtggAGCCCCCTTGCCTCTCCCacgctctccctccctccacagaGCCTTTCTGCCCTCTCCCCGCTCTCTCCTCGGTTACCTCCCCTGCCCCACAGACAGCCCTCCGGCTTACCTGCTGGGGCGCCCCTGGGGCTGgttcctggggagggggcggggagaggggctcACCACCAGCCGTGGGGGCGGTGGCTGCCCTCCCGGGCTCCCCTGCTGCAGGTTCAGGCTCAGGCTGGGGCCgagggcctggggcagggggtcCCCAGGGCTGCCCCCGGCTGGCCCGGATCCCTTCAGCCAGGGCTGTCAGGGTCAGGGCCCCCACGGGGGCCCCACGGGCTGGGCCCCACACGCCCCTAGCCATGGCCGCGGCACACGCCGAGCTTGTAGCACCTGTTGTTGGTCCTCCCAGGAAGTCGTGCCCAGGCCTGACCTAGAAGCAGGCCCCAGGCAGGCGGGACCAGGGACAGGTGTGGTGGCGTGCGCGTGCGCATGCacgcgtgtatgtgtgtgtgtggggagggagtggggagtcATACAGAGGTGTCTCCAGGTGTGGTACCTGCCAGGAGCTTTAGGGGGGCCCTCCTGCCCAGGCTGCCTGCAGCCTGAGTGTCTGGGGTCCGGTTCTGCCCACTGGGCCCTAGGAAAGGGCCAAGCGAGGTCCCTGGGGGACAGATGATCTGCCGGGGGAGGGGCACAGGGCTGGTGGCAGGGAGGAGAATCCTTGACCTGACCTCCAACCCTGCTGGGCATGGAATCCTGGCACGTGTGCATAGCTCTGAGGGTCTGGGCCCAGCCCTGAGCCAAGACCTTGCCTGACTCAGCCCTGAAAGGCAGTCAAGTGCACGCTGGGCCAGGAGCCGGGGGCTGGACTGTCCCCTCTGTGTTCCCACCCAACTGGACCTCCGGGAAGGGGACGGTCGGAGAGCGGTCGCCCCCTCTGAACTCAGAGCACCCTGGGGGTGGGCCAGAGGAAGAGGAGCTGCCCGGTTCCTCATGTCACTGGATGGGTCACTGGGGGAGGGTCTGGGTCCTGGTGCCAGAGTGCAAAGCTCAGAAGTGGAGACCTGAGGGGGCCTTGGGCCTGGGTGTGTTCTGCTGTGTGCGTGCTAGCAGGGGTGTGTATCTCTCTCCAAGCCCCCCTCTCCCAGGAGGCCTGACCGGGCCTAATCCTCACTGTCATCCTCACCCAGCAACACAGTGGCCACTGCccagcctgggctgggggagCCGGAAGAGCTGGTCCTGCCAAATACCTGGGCAGGCGGGAGAGCCCTGGGCCATCCCCTGGACAGTCAGCATTCCCCCGCGCCCTTGCCGGCTCCTGGAGCTGCCCACCGCCCGGACAGGAGGCCGAGGCCTTGGCCCCCGTGTCCCACAGAGCCTTGACCCTCCCTCCTGAGCGGCTCCGCTGGAGCGGAAGCCGGTGGAGACCTGACAGGCCTGCGGCACAGAGGCAGGGCAGCCAGGGCCTGGCCGGGCGCCCAGGGCGGGCCCCTACTCCCTAACTTCCTCCCTGGCTCAGGCAGGCAGGCCCCACTGCTCCACGCCTTtcctggcatttttcaggcaGCAGCTGGGTCCCCACGACCGAGGCCTGGTCCACACTGTGACACGCTGGAGCCCGAGAGGGAGCCGGATGGGCGGAGCCCGGGGCACAGGGACCCGCAGGCCTGCCAGCAGCAGCGGCAGGGGACACCCAGGCCTCCCCTTGGGGAGGTGGAGGTATCCCAGCGAGCCTTCCAGCGAGCCTTCCTGGGGGGAATCCCAGAGCCCCTCCAGCTGGTGCTTCAACCCACCTCCAGCCTCATGGAGAGGTCTCCCAGCCACTCCCCCAGCTCTTAGTTGGGCACAAAGATGGCCCCCGTTTCCCtacagccctgccctgcccccaatCTGCCCCTAGAGTCCAGCTCCTCAAGCCTCGGACACCCTCCCACAAGCCTTAGCTGACGTCAGGCCTCAGCACCGGGCTGCTTCCCGAACCCTGGCCAGGCTGGGGTCTCCCCTGGGAGCTTAAACCCTCTCACTAATTCCTGACTCCAGTCCACCCCAGGAAGCCCTGAGGATCCAGCGagtggcaggctggatgaagaaatGACACACGGCAAGTTGTGGGGACAGTGAATGACTCATGTTAATTTCAGGCAGGTCCCGGCACGAGGTTGTCAGAGGGCTCCTCCGGCACTCAGTCTGTCCACCAGGGCCTGGAGCTTCTCAGACAGTGCGACCTGCAGCGGGGAGACGTGGGGGTGACATGGGGGCAGAGAGCACAGGCTGGGTTGAGGACGTAGGCCTGCGCGCACCTCGTACAGTGCCGGCTGCTCCAGCCGCCTGTGGGCAGGGCTCAGACGGTGCAGGGACTGCTGGGCGAAGGCTCTGGATTCagccagagaaggcagtggctcACACA from the Cervus canadensis isolate Bull #8, Minnesota chromosome 12, ASM1932006v1, whole genome shotgun sequence genome contains:
- the MROH6 gene encoding maestro heat-like repeat-containing protein family member 6 isoform X6, with product MHTCQDSMPSRVGGQVKDSPPCHQPCAPPPADHLSPRDLAWPFPRAQWAEPDPRHSGCRQPGQEGPPKAPGRYHTWRHLCMTPHSLPTHTHTRVHAHAHATTPVPGPACLGPASRSGLGTTSWEDQQQEPAPGAPQQVSRRAVCGAGEVTEERAGRGQKGSVEGGRAWERQGGSTAPPPHPQTPWSSWEEGALADLAVYTATCLEEAGFVGTQATALTLSSALEARGHRLEDQVLGLVRGLLAQVPHLAEGRPRRAALRVLSALALEHSRDVVSALLRCSPAPNRAATELWRSLSRNQRVNGQVLVQLLWALKGSAGTQLEALAATRALGEMLAVSGCVGATRGFYPHLLLVLVTQLHKLAWDAHPPDTPKVWAPSHRGPPHSHASCTVEALKALLTGDGGRMVVTCMEQAGGWRRLVGARTHLEGVLLLASALVAHADHHLRGLFADLLPRLRSTDDAQRLTAMAFFTGLLQSRPTARLLREEVILERLRAWQGDPEPTVRWLGLLGLGHLALNCGKVRHATTLLPALLGALSEGDPRLVDAALGALQRVLLRPRAPVRLLSVELRPRLPPLLDDARDSVRASAVGLLGTLVRRGRGGLRVGLRRPLRKLVLQSLVPLLLRLHDPSPDTAESAEWTLACCDQALPWGLLEEVQWYPSHVPSFLSQTQGYLRSPQSPLRLAATLLTGFLVHHSSPSHVNQDLLDSLFQDLGRLQSDPETAVAEAARVSGQQVALLARVQLPAGPAPAHLRRQPVSALQPPRPLGLLRSRLS
- the MROH6 gene encoding maestro heat-like repeat-containing protein family member 6 isoform X2; this translates as MHTCQDSMPSRVGGQVKDSPPCHQPCAPPPADHLSPRDLAWPFPRAQWAEPDPRHSGCRQPGQEGPPKAPGRYHTWRHLCMTPHSLPTHTHTRVHAHAHATTPVPGPACLGPASRSGLGTTSWEDQQQEPAPGAPQQVSRRAVCGAGEVTEERAGRGQKGSVEGGRAWERQGGSTAPPPHPQTPWSSWEEGALADLAVYTATCLEEAGFVGTQATALTLSSALEARGHRLEDQVLGLVRGLLAQVPHLAEGRPRRAALRVLSALALEHSRDVVSALLRCSPAPNRAATELWRSLSRNQRVNGQVLVQLLWALKGSAGTQLEALAATRALGEMLAVSGCVGATRGFYPHLLLVLVTQLHKLAWDAHPPDTPKVWAPSHRGPPHSHASCTVEALKALLTGDGGRMVVTCMEQAGGWRRLVGARTHLEGVLLLASALVAHADHHLRGLFADLLPRLRSTDDAQRLTAMAFFTGLLQSRPTARLLREEVILERLRAWQGDPEPTVRWLGLLGLGHLALNCGKVRHATTLLPALLGALSEGDPRLVDAALGALQRVLLRPRAPVRLLSVELRPRLPPLLDDARDSVRASAVGLLGTLVRRGRGGLRVGLRRPLRKLVLQSLVPLLLRLHDPSPDTAESAEWTLACCDQALPWGLLEEVGTEAHYHSPEALSRICHRLVVARQGLRGPWALASPLRPPLHAELALPSQEPFCPQVQWYPSHVPSFLSQTQGYLRSPQSPLRLAATLLTGFLVHHSSPSHVNQDLLDSLFQDLGRLQSDPETAVAEAARVSGQQVALLARVQLPAGPAPAHLRRQPVSALQPPRPLGLLRSRLS
- the MROH6 gene encoding maestro heat-like repeat-containing protein family member 6 isoform X5, with product MHTCQDSMPSRVGGQVKDSPPCHQPCAPPPADHLSPRDLAWPFPRAQWAEPDPRHSGCRQPGQEGPPKAPGRYHTWRHLCMTPHSLPTHTHTRVHAHAHATTPVPGPACLGPASRSGLGTTSWEDQQQEPAPGAPQQVSRRAVCGAGEVTEERAGRGQKGSVEGGRAWERQGGSTAPPPHPQTPWSSWEEGALADLAVYTATCLEEAGFVGTQATALTLSSALEARGHRLEDQVLGLVRGLLAQVPHLAEGRPRRAALRVLSALALEHSRDVVSALLRCSPAPNRAATELWRSLSRNQRVNGQVLVQLLWALKGSAGTQLEALAATRALGEMLAVSGCVGATRGFYPHLLLVLVTQLHKLAWDAHPPDTPKVWAPSHRGPPHSHASCTVEALKALLTGDGGRMVVTCMEQAGGWRRLVGARTHLEGVLLLASALVAHADHHLRGLFADLLPRLRSTDDAQRLTAMAFFTGLLQSRPTARLLREEVILERLRAWQGDPEPTVRWLGLLGLGHLALNCGKVRHATTLLPALLGALSEGDPRLVDAALGALQRVLLRPRAPVRLLSVELRPRLPPLLDDARDSVRASAVGLLGTLVRRGRGGLRVGLRRPLRKLVLQSLVPLLLRLHDPSPDTAESAEWTLACCDQALPWGLLEEVGTEAHYHSPEALSRICHRLVQWYPSHVPSFLSQTQGYLRSPQSPLRLAATLLTGFLVHHSSPSHVNQDLLDSLFQDLGRLQSDPETAVAEAARVSGQQVALLARVQLPAGPAPAHLRRQPVSALQPPRPLGLLRSRLS
- the MROH6 gene encoding maestro heat-like repeat-containing protein family member 6 isoform X3; the protein is MHTCQDSMPSRVGGQVKDSPPCHQPCAPPPADHLSPRDLAWPFPRAQWAEPDPRHSGCRQPGQEGPPKAPGRYHTWRHLCMTPHSLPTHTHTRVHAHAHATTPVPGPACLGPASRSGLGTTSWEDQQQEPAPGAPQQTPWSSWEEGALADLAVYTATCLEEAGFVGTQATALTLSSALEARGHRLEDQVLGLVRGLLAQVPHLAEGRPRRAALRVLSALALEHSRDVVSALLRCSPAPNRAATELWRSLSRNQRVNGQVLVQLLWALKGSAGTQLEALAATRALGEMLAVSGCVGATRGFYPHLLLVLVTQLHKLAWDAHPPDTPKVWAPSHRGPPHSHASCTVEALKALLTGDGGRMVVTCMEQAGGWRRLVGARTHLEGVLLLASALVAHADHHLRGLFADLLPRLRSTDDAQRLTAMAFFTGLLQSRPTARLLREEVILERLRAWQGDPEPTVRWLGLLGLGHLALNCGKVRHATTLLPALLGALSEGDPRLVDAALGALQRVLLRPRAPVRLLSVELRPRLPPLLDDARDSVRASAVGLLGTLVRRGRGGLRVGLRRPLRKLVLQSLVPLLLRLHDPSPDTAESAEWTLACCDQALPWGLLEEVGTEAHYHSPEALSRICHRLVSWGVGENDGVRSAAHLVQYTPRPLPPRLRLLTFPVKVVARQGLRGPWALASPLRPPLHAELALPSQEPFCPQVQWYPSHVPSFLSQTQGYLRSPQSPLRLAATLLTGFLVHHSSPSHVNQDLLDSLFQDLGRLQSDPETAVAEAARVSGQQVALLARVQLPAGPAPAHLRRQPVSALQPPRPLGLLRSRLS
- the MROH6 gene encoding maestro heat-like repeat-containing protein family member 6 isoform X1, yielding MHTCQDSMPSRVGGQVKDSPPCHQPCAPPPADHLSPRDLAWPFPRAQWAEPDPRHSGCRQPGQEGPPKAPGRYHTWRHLCMTPHSLPTHTHTRVHAHAHATTPVPGPACLGPASRSGLGTTSWEDQQQEPAPGAPQQVSRRAVCGAGEVTEERAGRGQKGSVEGGRAWERQGGSTAPPPHPQTPWSSWEEGALADLAVYTATCLEEAGFVGTQATALTLSSALEARGHRLEDQVLGLVRGLLAQVPHLAEGRPRRAALRVLSALALEHSRDVVSALLRCSPAPNRAATELWRSLSRNQRVNGQVLVQLLWALKGSAGTQLEALAATRALGEMLAVSGCVGATRGFYPHLLLVLVTQLHKLAWDAHPPDTPKVWAPSHRGPPHSHASCTVEALKALLTGDGGRMVVTCMEQAGGWRRLVGARTHLEGVLLLASALVAHADHHLRGLFADLLPRLRSTDDAQRLTAMAFFTGLLQSRPTARLLREEVILERLRAWQGDPEPTVRWLGLLGLGHLALNCGKVRHATTLLPALLGALSEGDPRLVDAALGALQRVLLRPRAPVRLLSVELRPRLPPLLDDARDSVRASAVGLLGTLVRRGRGGLRVGLRRPLRKLVLQSLVPLLLRLHDPSPDTAESAEWTLACCDQALPWGLLEEVGTEAHYHSPEALSRICHRLVSWGVGENDGVRSAAHLVQYTPRPLPPRLRLLTFPVKVVARQGLRGPWALASPLRPPLHAELALPSQEPFCPQVQWYPSHVPSFLSQTQGYLRSPQSPLRLAATLLTGFLVHHSSPSHVNQDLLDSLFQDLGRLQSDPETAVAEAARVSGQQVALLARVQLPAGPAPAHLRRQPVSALQPPRPLGLLRSRLS